Proteins encoded within one genomic window of Brevinema andersonii:
- the phoU gene encoding phosphate signaling complex protein PhoU: protein MVKRERERERERERERERERESIVMIESKINGIKEEITQYAQLVDTMLKTTMDGALNKNWEEVIEVIDIMEPRANLLKLEIAQECLGILALFHPEASHLRSIIKMSGMASDLERMADMVTKIALATFHWKDSISLEDYPLVFDMTKETRKMLSDVIQAFMDENALAAVAVIQHDDRVDDLCTQHLKKLIKTMNEAAEVEPLLQIMNITRNLERMADLCTHLAEDVIFIKEGLVPNKAKK, encoded by the coding sequence AGAGAGAGAGAGAGAGAGTATCGTCATGATTGAAAGTAAAATAAACGGTATCAAAGAAGAAATAACTCAATATGCACAGCTTGTAGATACAATGTTAAAAACAACAATGGATGGTGCATTGAATAAAAATTGGGAAGAAGTCATTGAAGTTATCGACATTATGGAACCACGTGCAAATTTATTGAAATTGGAAATCGCTCAAGAATGTTTAGGAATACTTGCGCTTTTCCACCCTGAAGCCAGCCACCTACGCAGCATTATCAAAATGTCCGGTATGGCTAGTGATCTTGAACGTATGGCAGATATGGTTACAAAAATTGCGCTTGCTACATTTCACTGGAAAGATAGTATTAGTCTTGAAGATTATCCATTAGTTTTCGATATGACAAAAGAAACCAGAAAAATGTTGTCTGATGTTATTCAAGCCTTCATGGATGAAAATGCTTTAGCAGCGGTTGCTGTCATCCAGCATGACGACAGAGTTGACGATCTATGTACACAGCATCTGAAAAAATTAATCAAAACAATGAACGAAGCAGCAGAGGTTGAACCATTATTACAGATTATGAACATCACTCGCAATTTAGAACGTATGGCAGATCTTTGTACACATCTTGCAGAAGATGTAATTTTTATTAAAGAAGGACTTGTTCCCAATAAAGCAAAAAAATAA